The Aspergillus fumigatus Af293 chromosome 5, whole genome shotgun sequence nucleotide sequence GATGGCCGTGTTGGCAGCGTCCGTGTTATCAGGATGGTCGGTCGCCATCTTTGACGTTCCCGTAATGACTGCAAAGGCCACCGAGCAGAACAGCAGCGAGTAAATCATCAGGGGACGACGGCCAATCTTGTCGGTCAACCGGGCCCCGGTGACGGCTGCTATCAGGCAAATGGCCGGGTAGATGCCATTGAGCATCAGCTTGGTCTTTTCGTCCGTGATTCCGGCGTTGGCCACCATGTTGGGCAGATAGTACGACGTGATCGAGTTCCCCGACAGCTGTCCGAAGCATGCCATACCAACGACACAGATCAGCCGCCGACGGGCAGAGTGCGTGTTGAACAGCTCCCGATACTCCCACCATTTCTTGTCCGAGCCATCGGTCATGATCTGTTGCCgcatctccttgatctgaAGCGTCACCATGGGATGGCGAGGGTCGCCTTCTCCGTGGTATCTCGCCAGCACGTTGACGGCATCATCAACGCGATCCTGTGCCATCAGCCACCGTGGTGATTCTGGTAGAAACCAGACGCCGACGGCGACAATCACCGACGAAACCAGCTGGCACCAGATGGGGATGCGGAACCCAACATGGCTCTTGATGCTAGCGCAGCCGTATGACACCCAACTCGCGACAATCGACCCGATATACCAGGTACAGTTGTACAGACCGGTCAGAGTGCCTCTCCAGGCCGGATGCGCCATTTCGCTAACGTAGCAAGGCGCACTGACACAGCAGAAACTGACGCCAAAACCGAGGATGAATCGACCGGCCATGAACATGCCATGGTTGACTGAAGGCGCCTGGATGCATGTgccaatgatgatgatgacggcgcCGGTAAACATGCCGGCCCGACGGCCCAGGTAGTCATTGACGGGACCCGAAAGGACCACCGCGGGGATAGACCCGATGTTGTAGAGCGCGAAGACGAGTCCTGTGCTCGAACCGGCGGATTTCCTGGAGACATCAGCTCGGTCTCTTGTTTCGCTTGCATGGTTGAACGTACATATGAAAGTAGTCCAGGTAGCTCTGCATCGCGTTCAGACTGCCCATGAGCGATCCATCGTAGCCATTCAGACAGCCACAAAGATACGCAATGGTCAGACAGCCGTACAGCCGGAACATGCTCGGTGTCCATGGGCTGTACTTGGCCGAAGCGGCCTGCTGGGCCAGTTCAATGGCGTCGCCCACATCTGCATCTCGCGTGGGGACCGTCTCATGGAACTGGGCATCGGTCTTTTCGTCGACTGCCATATTGAGAAAAACCCACCTTGAGGGAGGCGCCTGGAAGGACAGAGGGTTCAAAGATAGTGAGGACAAAAGCAGGAGCCTCGCTATAAGCAAATATCAAGCCCTCTGGTGCAGCACCCGCAGAGGTTATATCCTGGACGGACTTGCATGGCCCATGATCAGCAGGGCGATCTGGGGAAATACGGGGAAGATGGACCGCCTAGACTCGAGGCAATTTGTTCCCGACGGTCATTCATAGTCCCTCGGTTCCGACATCCCCGTACAAACCACCCAATGGTCACGTTTGGACCTATACTCCGGTGTCAGTAGGGCTTGTCATTGGTAGTCTACGGGGCAATCGGAAGGACCGAGCAAACTCCTGGGTGTTTGGAATGTGAACGATGGACTTTGGCACGCTTCACTCCTGGATTATAGCCTAATCTAAGGTTAACATCCCTTGACCCGTCAATGCGGGGATTTGAGCGCTCCATCCGGCATCCCCGACGGAGTGCGCTAAGTGAAAGACGGCGTCGAATTCCCCTCTCCCTTCCAGCGAACCATATCTCTGTGTCAGGAATATGGATCAATCATGGCCGGAGTGTGAACCGAAGAGGGCCACCGTTGCTGTTTGGATGCAGGTAAATGCTCTCACGACGGCTTTTCTTCCAGTCCACCTGTTATTCCACGAATCCGCCTATTTAGAAAGGGAAGATGGCCTACTTTTCGTCTTCATTCAAGCAATTCACTTATTCCTCTTGAGATCCCGTTCTGTGGCTTAATTAGGCCCGTTTGAGGAGGGTTTCTTTTTGCTACTATCCTATTCCGTCCTCGCTTTCTCTGTCTGCCACCATGACCCTGTCCGCAGTCCCCGACTACGAAAACCAGCACATATTGCAGCGCAATCGGCTCAAACCAAGAGCATATTTCCTTCCCGCGACGTCTATCTCGCTCAATGGTCGCTGGGACTTTCACTATGCAGCCTCTCCCGTGAGCGCCCCAGAGCCAACATGGTCCAAGGGCACCAAGAACGCCACGGCCGAACCCCGCCGGGATTCGAACCAATTTAGCTCGGATGGCGCAGACTCCAAGACAGCTTGGGCTCCGATCACTGTTCCCGGCCATTGGCAATTGCAAGGCTATGGCCGTCCACACTACACAAACGTCATTTACCCTTTCCCCGTCTGTCCGCCATTTGTGCCGACGGAGAATCCTACGGGCACCTACCGGCGGACCTTCCACGTGCCTGCCGAGTGGGATGCTTCGTCCCAATTGCGACTGAGGTTCGATGGCGTTGACAGCGCGTATCATGTGTGGGTTAATGGTGTCCCGATTGGGTATTCGCAAGGGAGCCGTAACCCGGCCGAATTCGATGTGTCGCAAGTGGTTGACCGCGACGGCGCCAATGAACTGTTTGTCAGAGTGTATCAGTGGTCCGATGGCTCGTATATCGAGGACCAGGACCAATGGTGGTTGTCAGGCATTTTTCGCGATGTGACCCTGCTGGCCTTCCCTGGCCAGGCGCGCATCGAAGACTTCTTCGTGCGCACCGCACTGGACAAGGATTACGTCGACGCGACATTGCGTTTGTCAGTGGATCTAGCTCTGGCAACAGCAGCCATCGTGCAAGTGACTCTGAGCAATCCGTCCACGGGCAGTACGCTGCAGACAGAGAAGTATTCGCTCGGGGAAAAGCAGGACAAACTCGAGGCTGAGCTTTCCGTCTCCAACCCGAACAAATGGACAGCGGAGACACCCAACCTCTACAATCTGTGCATCGCTCTCTACGTAGACGGTGCCAAGGACCCTGTTCAGACGATCAACCACCGTGTCGGGTTCCGTCAGGTTGAGATCAAGAATGGCAATATCACTGTGAACGGCGTGCCGGTGATGTTCCGCGGCGTCAACCGGCACGACCACCATCCACGCTTCGGTCGAGCAGTTCCTCTGTCCTTCCTGCGCGAGGACCTCTTAATCATGAAGCGGCATAACGTCAATGCTCTCCGCTGCTCGCACTACCCGTCCCACCCCCGTCTATACGAACTCTGCGACGAGCTCGGCCTATGGGTAATGGATGAGGCAGACCTGGAATGTCACGGCTTCTACGATGCCATCGCTCGCCCCCTAGATATCCCCGAGTCCATGGACTAcgaggagcgcaagaagctcaCCTTCGGCCAGGCGGCGCAGTTCACCACGAACAATCCCGAGTGGAAAGAGGCGTATGTCGACCGAATGGCGCAGATGGTGCAGCGCGATAAGAACCATTCCTGTATCGTCATCTGGTCGCTCGGCAATGAGGCGTTTTATGGCTCTAACCACCAAGCCATGTACGACTATGTCAAGCAGGTTGACCCCAGTCGTCCGGTGCACTACGAGGGAGACATGGAGGCCAAGACGGTCGACATGTACTCGTATATGTATCCATCCCTCGAGCGACTAGTCGGTTTTGCTACTGCCGAGGGAGACGAGTTCAAAAAGCCAATCGTGCTTTGCGAGTATGCTCACGCGATGGGGAATGCTCCTGGTGGCTTGGAAGAGTATATGGAAGCCTTTCGGACCCACCGGCGTCTGCAAGGAGGGTGGGTCTGGGAGTGGGCAAACCACGGGCTCTGggacgagaagaagggatgGTATGGCTACGGTGGTGACTTTGGCGATACGCCTCACGATGGCAACTTTGTGCTGGACGGGCTGCTATTCAGTGACCACACCCCAACGCCTGGTATCACTGAACTCAAGAAGGCCTATGCGCCGGTTCGGGTGTGGCCTGGTGAGGACGGGACTCTGGTTGTGGCGAACGACTACAATTTTGTTGGGTTGGAAGGTCTCCAGGCATCTTACAAGATTGAGGTCTTGGGAGATAGGTATGTCTGTCTCTATCCATTAAACAACCTTGGACTGACAACTGTAGCGGGCGCATTATTGCCACAGGCATTATAGAACTTCCGCCTATTCCTGCCGGCCAGAACGGGACTATCAAGCTGCCATCTGCGCCTGCTACCGCAATTCCCGGGGAGGTGTGGCTCACCATCAGCTTCCTTCAAAAGGGAGAGACAGCATGGGCCGGAAACAACTATGAAGTCGCCTGGTACCAGCAGTGCCTCAAGTCCTCCTCACCACGTTTCTCATTGGCCGTACCTGCTGAGGCCTTGACGCACTCATCCACGAAAACGTCACACAGAATCTCCGGTGCCTCATTTAGCCTGGAATTTTCACGAGAAACGGGCAGTCTCTACGCCTGGACAGCCGGCggcctctccctcctcgaccagTCCTCATCCACCGGTGCCATCTCTCCCGGATTTTGGCGCCCACCGACCGACAACGACATGTCCCATGACCTCCTCGAATGGCGGCGCTTCGGACTCGACACTCTCACCTCTCAGCTACGCAAGATGCACGTTGTACAGCATACCCCGACGAGCGTAGAAGTTACTACGGAGACATACATCTCCGCGCCAATTCTAGGCTGGGGATTCTTTGCCTCGACCAGTTATACTATCTCCGGCAATGGCGCTCTAACCGTCAACGTGCACCTCAAGCCCCACGGCCCAATGCCAGCGGACCTGCCCCGGCTCGGCCTGGACGTACTGCTTGCGGATGAGCTCGACAACACCTCGTGGTTCGGCCTGGGACCCGGCGAAGCGTACCCCGACAAGAAGCGAGCGCAAAAGGTTGGCATTTACAACGCTGCCACGGCGGAATTGCATACCCCTTACGAAGTACCACAGGAAGGGGGCAACCGGATGGACACCCGGTGGTTACGTGTGCACGACAGCAGGGGATGGGGTCTCCGGGTGACTCGCGTCAAGGACGAGAGTGATAAGCAGCCGACTGAGCTGTTCCAGTGGCTAGCTACGCGGTACAGCCCGGAGGCTATTGAGGCGGCCAAGCATGCGCCTGAACTTGTTCCTGAGAAACGGATCCGATTGAGGCTGGATGTGGAGAGCTGCGGTGTTGGAACGGGAGCTTGTGGCCCTCGTACCCTTGACAAGTACCGGGTTAAATGTGAGGAGAGGAAGTTTGGCTTTACTCTGCAGCCTGTTTTGGCCGAGTTGTGTTAGACGGTTGTAGTTATTTTTCGTACTAGTGATAGATCTCGGTTGATGGTCACTGGTTGCTCAAGCCTTCTTGCAACCGATAGAGACCGTTGAAGTTTGTCACTGAAGTCCATGCCCATGCATCGAACGACCACCGCCTCCCCTTGCAGGAAGATCTTTACTTCGGTTCGTGCCGCACTTTGGGTCAATGACCGTAGATTGACGAGAAAGAACAACTGGTCATAGTTGGTAGAAGAGAGTGAGCAGCTAATCAATGACCCAAACGGCAATTCTGCCGACAGGAGAGCCACAAAGAGTGAACAACGTCACATGTATACCATATCGTTTGGTGCGGTTCTCGGGGGAGCCGGAAGGGTATTGATGACCACTGGACtggagaaatggaagatcaTCATGCACCTCGTTCGATTAACCGAGTCGAAGACACAGACTAGTTTCCCCGCCTCCCATCGTCTTGCAGAAAGTGGACCCCCTTCGTCAAGCTATATCCCGAGTGCGGGGAAAATGACAGGGTAATGGTCTACTCAAGTACCTTATTCCTGCGAGTATAAAGGGCAGAAGGAGGGAGACACTGGTCTCCAGGCATTAACAGTCTCTTGGGTGAGCAGCAGCACTCACCATGAAGTTAAACATTGTCCCTTCTCTGGTCCTACTACAGTCACTCGCCTGCGCAGCGTTGAACGCCCCGTTCAGCGTCTCAGGTCGGTGGATCCATGACTCCAAGGGCGAGGTCTTCACCTACGCTGGGGCCAATTGGCCCGGTGCGGGTGAGGTCATGATCCCCGAGGGGATGCAGTACGCTTCCATCGCGTCGACAGTCTCCAAGCTCAAGGGCCTGGGAATGAATGTCATTCGTTTGACTTTCCCCATTGAGCTGGTCGATGATATTTTGGACAAAGGTGGAGACGTCACCGTCCAGAACTCGCTGATCAACGCGCTGGGATCAACGAACGGGACAAAGGTTTTCGATCAGATCCGCAAGGTGAACCCCCAGATCAAGTCGACGACGACCCGTCTTGAAGTCTTTGATATGGTGGCCGCGGAGTGCAATAAACAAGGACTCTATATCCATTTGGATAATCACATCTCCAAGGCTATGTGGTGTTGTTCCCAGACCGACGGCAATGCCTGGTTTGGCGATACCTACTTCGACGTTGCCAAGTGGATGCGAGGACTGGAGTATATGGTTTCTCATGTAAGTCACCTCCCACAACCAGACGCACGACATGCTGACCGACCTGCAAGGCCAAAAAATGGCCCAACTTTGTCAGTATCGGACTGCGCAATGAGCTTCGCCAGCCCTCCACAAGCAACACGCAGTACCCGTACAACTGGGGGACATGGTACACACAGGTGACGACAGCAGCGAAAAGGGTCAACGCAGCCAATCCTGATGCGCTGATCTTTCTGTCTGGCCTGAACTACGATACCACGCTCGCGCCCATCCCGACAGCATCGGATCTCGGCAACGGGGTGAGGTTCCGTCTCTCCGACTTCAGCTTTGCGAATAAGCTGGTCCTGGAGCTTCACAACTATGACACCGGTGCGACCAGCTGCAGCGCGCTGTCTGGTGCGCTATGGAACGCCGGTTTCAAGGCCCAGAACTCGTCTGACCCGTCGATTGTGAACCCGATGCCCGTCGTTCTGACCGAATTTGGGTTCCTGCAGGACAGTACCACCTGGAAGAATGTGTATGCCAGCTGTCTGCGGACATGGATTCCCGAGCAGCGCGCAGGTTGGACCACCTGGGTTATTGCCGGGAGCTACTACATTCGGCAAGGCACGCAGGATATGGATGAGACATGGGGTAAGAGCCATTCCAAAGGTGTTGCTGTGTTAAAATGCTAACATATGCAGGCA carries:
- a CDS encoding putative beta-galactosidase gives rise to the protein MTLSAVPDYENQHILQRNRLKPRAYFLPATSISLNGRWDFHYAASPVSAPEPTWSKGTKNATAEPRRDSNQFSSDGADSKTAWAPITVPGHWQLQGYGRPHYTNVIYPFPVCPPFVPTENPTGTYRRTFHVPAEWDASSQLRLRFDGVDSAYHVWVNGVPIGYSQGSRNPAEFDVSQVVDRDGANELFVRVYQWSDGSYIEDQDQWWLSGIFRDVTLLAFPGQARIEDFFVRTALDKDYVDATLRLSVDLALATAAIVQVTLSNPSTGSTLQTEKYSLGEKQDKLEAELSVSNPNKWTAETPNLYNLCIALYVDGAKDPVQTINHRVGFRQVEIKNGNITVNGVPVMFRGVNRHDHHPRFGRAVPLSFLREDLLIMKRHNVNALRCSHYPSHPRLYELCDELGLWVMDEADLECHGFYDAIARPLDIPESMDYEERKKLTFGQAAQFTTNNPEWKEAYVDRMAQMVQRDKNHSCIVIWSLGNEAFYGSNHQAMYDYVKQVDPSRPVHYEGDMEAKTVDMYSYMYPSLERLVGFATAEGDEFKKPIVLCEYAHAMGNAPGGLEEYMEAFRTHRRLQGGWVWEWANHGLWDEKKGWYGYGGDFGDTPHDGNFVLDGLLFSDHTPTPGITELKKAYAPVRVWPGEDGTLVVANDYNFVGLEGLQASYKIEVLGDSGRIIATGIIELPPIPAGQNGTIKLPSAPATAIPGEVWLTISFLQKGETAWAGNNYEVAWYQQCLKSSSPRFSLAVPAEALTHSSTKTSHRISGASFSLEFSRETGSLYAWTAGGLSLLDQSSSTGAISPGFWRPPTDNDMSHDLLEWRRFGLDTLTSQLRKMHVVQHTPTSVEVTTETYISAPILGWGFFASTSYTISGNGALTVNVHLKPHGPMPADLPRLGLDVLLADELDNTSWFGLGPGEAYPDKKRAQKVGIYNAATAELHTPYEVPQEGGNRMDTRWLRVHDSRGWGLRVTRVKDESDKQPTELFQWLATRYSPEAIEAAKHAPELVPEKRIRLRLDVESCGVGTGACGPRTLDKYRVKCEERKFGFTLQPVLAELC
- a CDS encoding cellulase family protein; protein product: MKLNIVPSLVLLQSLACAALNAPFSVSGRWIHDSKGEVFTYAGANWPGAGEVMIPEGMQYASIASTVSKLKGLGMNVIRLTFPIELVDDILDKGGDVTVQNSLINALGSTNGTKVFDQIRKVNPQIKSTTTRLEVFDMVAAECNKQGLYIHLDNHISKAMWCCSQTDGNAWFGDTYFDVAKWMRGLEYMVSHAKKWPNFVSIGLRNELRQPSTSNTQYPYNWGTWYTQVTTAAKRVNAANPDALIFLSGLNYDTTLAPIPTASDLGNGVRFRLSDFSFANKLVLELHNYDTGATSCSALSGALWNAGFKAQNSSDPSIVNPMPVVLTEFGFLQDSTTWKNVYASCLRTWIPEQRAGWTTWVIAGSYYIRQGTQDMDETWGMFDHTWSGWRSQDAIEQGLKVMVQSSLKG
- a CDS encoding sugar porter family MFS transporter, which encodes MAVDEKTDAQFHETVPTRDADVGDAIELAQQAASAKYSPWTPSMFRLYGCLTIAYLCGCLNGYDGSLMGSLNAMQSYLDYFHMKSAGSSTGLVFALYNIGSIPAVVLSGPVNDYLGRRAGMFTGAVIIIIGTCIQAPSVNHGMFMAGRFILGFGVSFCCVSAPCYVSEMAHPAWRGTLTGLYNCTWYIGSIVASWVSYGCASIKSHVGFRIPIWCQLVSSVIVAVGVWFLPESPRWLMAQDRVDDAVNVLARYHGEGDPRHPMVTLQIKEMRQQIMTDGSDKKWWEYRELFNTHSARRRLICVVGMACFGQLSGNSITSYYLPNMVANAGITDEKTKLMLNGIYPAICLIAAVTGARLTDKIGRRPLMIYSLLFCSVAFAVITGTSKMATDHPDNTDAANTAIAFIYLFGIVFSFGWTPLQSMYIAETLTTTTRAKGTAFGNLMSSISSTVIQYASGPAFDKIHYYFYLVFVGWDLVEAVVIWFYFPETKERTLEELAEVFEAPNPVKKSLQKRDIHSVLNTLEVQGDTKA